The following proteins come from a genomic window of Larimichthys crocea isolate SSNF chromosome III, L_crocea_2.0, whole genome shotgun sequence:
- the utp15 gene encoding U3 small nucleolar RNA-associated protein 15 homolog isoform X1 has product MISATSDTARFLPSAWMLSSISISSSSNFHVTAPSVFVVQTKSISVTSTEMASFKPTKIQVYPKLGEKVTQDTLYWKNYKAPVQIKEFGAITNIDFSPVAPHNFAVTAFTRVHIYGPFSQEPVKTFTRFKDTAYSGRFRSDGQLLVAGCEDSVVRLFDVSGKVALRMFKGHTKAVHVTDFTSDSYQILTGSDDYTCRLWDIPNATELNTYQEHTDYIRCGVTSKLNRDLFITGSYDHTLKMFDARLDKSVMTMDHGHPVENLLLYPSEGLLVSAGGRYVKVWDLLKGGQPLVSMKNHHKTVTCLSLGSNGQRLLSASLDRHVKVYNTTNYKVVHNFDYAASILSLGLAPDDESIVVGMTNGILSVKHRKSPEESKETSGQQRRKPSYRVFVKGKNYVPKQDDYLVSKPVKQHLAKYDKQLKRFNVSKALDTALETWLRRRKPEITVAVIKELDRRGTLKNALAGRDEQSLFHLLNFLIGNLVDPRFAPVLVTTAEMILDIYRSVIGQSPVVDRQLLRLQDLLEREIDYQKDLLEVLGMLDTMFASSIPRKEVPCSGISRSNGLGQGEASTSRPQLQAT; this is encoded by the exons ATGATATCAGCTACTTCAGACACAGCCAGGTTTTTACCATCCGCCTGGATGTTGTCGTCGATATCAATCTCATCATCTTCAAACTTCCATGTGACTGCTCCATCGGTCTTTGTAGTGCAG ACTAAGAGTATTTCCGTGACCAGCACAGAAATGGCTTCATTTAAACCTACGAAAATCCAAGTCTATCCAAAACTTGGAGAGAAAGTCACACAAGACACATTGTACTGGAAAAACTACAAG GCTCCGGTCCAGATAAAAGAATTTGGAGCAATCACAAACATAGACTTCTCCCCAGTGGCTCCGCATAACTTTGCTGTGACAGCATTTACAAGA gtTCACATTTATGGGCCGTTCTCCCAGGAGCCTGTAAAGACATTTACAAGGTTTAAAGACACTGCATACAGTGGGAGGTTCAGGTCAGATGGTCAGCTGCTTGTTGCGGGATGTGAGGACTCTGTGGTCCGGCTGTTTGATGTCAGCGGCAAGGTGGCACTCAGGATGTTCAAAGGGCACACAAA GGCTGTCCACGTCACAGACTTCACCTCAGACAGTTACCAGATCCTCACAGGTTCGGATGACTACACCTGTCGACTTTGGGACATCCCAAATGCCACTGAGCTCAACACCTACCAAGAACACACAGATTACATTCGCTGTGGTGTCACAAGCAAACTCAACAGAGATCTCTTCATTACTG GATCTTATGACCACACATTGAAAATGTTTGATGCCAGATTGGATAAGAGTGTGATGACCATGGACCACGGCCATCCAGTGGAGAATCTGCTTCTCTATCCTTCTGAGGGACTTTTAGTCTCTGCAG GTGGTCGCTATGTGAAAGTGTGGGATCTGCTAAAAGGAGGGCAGCCTCTGGTGTCAATGAAGAACCATCACAAAACTGTCACCTGTTTGTCTCTTGGCAGCAATGGACAGAGACTGCTGTCAGCTTCTTTGGACAG gcaTGTAAAGGTGTACAACACAACCAACTATAAAGTGGTCCACAACTTTGACTATGCAGCCTCCATCCTCAGTCTGGGCTTAGCT CCTGATGATGAGTCCATTGTCGTGGGTATGACCAATGGTATTCTGAGTGTCAAACACAGGAAAAGCCCTGAAGAGTCAAAGGAAACCTCTGGCCAACAGAGGCGGAAACCATCATATCGTGTTTTTGTGAAGGGGAAGAACTATGTCCCTAAACAG GATGATTATCTCGTCAGTAAGCCAGTGAAACAGCATTTGGCCAAATATGACAAGCAGCTCAAGAGATTTAACGTATCGAAGGCTTTGGATACAGCTCTGGAG aCATGGCTAAGACGGAGAAAGCCAGAGATCACAGTAGCTGTTATAAAGGAGCTGGATCGAAGAGGAACATTGAAGAATGCTCTTGCAGGAAGAGATGAACAAAGTCTCTTTCACTTGCTCAACTTTCTTATCGG GAACTTGGTTGACCCCAGGTTTGCTCCTGTCCTAGTAACAACGGCTGAGATGATCCTGGACATCTATCGGTCAGTAATCGGCCAGTCACCAGTCGTGGATCGACAGCTGCTGCGCCTGCAGGACCTGCTTGAGAGAGAGATCGACTACCAGAAGGACCTCCTGGAGGTGCTGGGCATGTTGGACACAATGTTCGCCTCCTCCATCCCCAGGAAGGAGGTGCCCTGCTCTGGCATCAGCAGGTCTAATGGCCTGGGTCAAGGAGAAGCGAGTACCTCAAGACCGCAGCTTCAAGCCACCTGA
- the utp15 gene encoding U3 small nucleolar RNA-associated protein 15 homolog isoform X2: MASFKPTKIQVYPKLGEKVTQDTLYWKNYKAPVQIKEFGAITNIDFSPVAPHNFAVTAFTRVHIYGPFSQEPVKTFTRFKDTAYSGRFRSDGQLLVAGCEDSVVRLFDVSGKVALRMFKGHTKAVHVTDFTSDSYQILTGSDDYTCRLWDIPNATELNTYQEHTDYIRCGVTSKLNRDLFITGSYDHTLKMFDARLDKSVMTMDHGHPVENLLLYPSEGLLVSAGGRYVKVWDLLKGGQPLVSMKNHHKTVTCLSLGSNGQRLLSASLDRHVKVYNTTNYKVVHNFDYAASILSLGLAPDDESIVVGMTNGILSVKHRKSPEESKETSGQQRRKPSYRVFVKGKNYVPKQDDYLVSKPVKQHLAKYDKQLKRFNVSKALDTALETWLRRRKPEITVAVIKELDRRGTLKNALAGRDEQSLFHLLNFLIGNLVDPRFAPVLVTTAEMILDIYRSVIGQSPVVDRQLLRLQDLLEREIDYQKDLLEVLGMLDTMFASSIPRKEVPCSGISRSNGLGQGEASTSRPQLQAT, from the exons ATGGCTTCATTTAAACCTACGAAAATCCAAGTCTATCCAAAACTTGGAGAGAAAGTCACACAAGACACATTGTACTGGAAAAACTACAAG GCTCCGGTCCAGATAAAAGAATTTGGAGCAATCACAAACATAGACTTCTCCCCAGTGGCTCCGCATAACTTTGCTGTGACAGCATTTACAAGA gtTCACATTTATGGGCCGTTCTCCCAGGAGCCTGTAAAGACATTTACAAGGTTTAAAGACACTGCATACAGTGGGAGGTTCAGGTCAGATGGTCAGCTGCTTGTTGCGGGATGTGAGGACTCTGTGGTCCGGCTGTTTGATGTCAGCGGCAAGGTGGCACTCAGGATGTTCAAAGGGCACACAAA GGCTGTCCACGTCACAGACTTCACCTCAGACAGTTACCAGATCCTCACAGGTTCGGATGACTACACCTGTCGACTTTGGGACATCCCAAATGCCACTGAGCTCAACACCTACCAAGAACACACAGATTACATTCGCTGTGGTGTCACAAGCAAACTCAACAGAGATCTCTTCATTACTG GATCTTATGACCACACATTGAAAATGTTTGATGCCAGATTGGATAAGAGTGTGATGACCATGGACCACGGCCATCCAGTGGAGAATCTGCTTCTCTATCCTTCTGAGGGACTTTTAGTCTCTGCAG GTGGTCGCTATGTGAAAGTGTGGGATCTGCTAAAAGGAGGGCAGCCTCTGGTGTCAATGAAGAACCATCACAAAACTGTCACCTGTTTGTCTCTTGGCAGCAATGGACAGAGACTGCTGTCAGCTTCTTTGGACAG gcaTGTAAAGGTGTACAACACAACCAACTATAAAGTGGTCCACAACTTTGACTATGCAGCCTCCATCCTCAGTCTGGGCTTAGCT CCTGATGATGAGTCCATTGTCGTGGGTATGACCAATGGTATTCTGAGTGTCAAACACAGGAAAAGCCCTGAAGAGTCAAAGGAAACCTCTGGCCAACAGAGGCGGAAACCATCATATCGTGTTTTTGTGAAGGGGAAGAACTATGTCCCTAAACAG GATGATTATCTCGTCAGTAAGCCAGTGAAACAGCATTTGGCCAAATATGACAAGCAGCTCAAGAGATTTAACGTATCGAAGGCTTTGGATACAGCTCTGGAG aCATGGCTAAGACGGAGAAAGCCAGAGATCACAGTAGCTGTTATAAAGGAGCTGGATCGAAGAGGAACATTGAAGAATGCTCTTGCAGGAAGAGATGAACAAAGTCTCTTTCACTTGCTCAACTTTCTTATCGG GAACTTGGTTGACCCCAGGTTTGCTCCTGTCCTAGTAACAACGGCTGAGATGATCCTGGACATCTATCGGTCAGTAATCGGCCAGTCACCAGTCGTGGATCGACAGCTGCTGCGCCTGCAGGACCTGCTTGAGAGAGAGATCGACTACCAGAAGGACCTCCTGGAGGTGCTGGGCATGTTGGACACAATGTTCGCCTCCTCCATCCCCAGGAAGGAGGTGCCCTGCTCTGGCATCAGCAGGTCTAATGGCCTGGGTCAAGGAGAAGCGAGTACCTCAAGACCGCAGCTTCAAGCCACCTGA
- the LOC104922967 gene encoding transcription factor BTF3 isoform X1, which yields MKKMKESIMNQEKLAKLQAQVRIGGKGSARRKKKVVHRTATADDKKLQFSLKKLGVNNISGIEEVNMFTNQGTVIHFNNPKVQASLAANTFTITGHAENKQLTEMLPGILNQLGADSLTSLRRLAETLPKPAGDNKAPMVAAEEEDDEVPDLVENFDEASKDEAN from the exons ATGAAAAAG atgaaggAGTCGATAATGAACCAGGAGAAGCTTGCCAAACTGCAGGCGCAGGTCCGCATAGGCGGCAAA GGGTCAGCCCGCAGAAAGAAGAAGGTGGTGCACAGAACAGCTACAGCAGATGACAAGAAGCTGCAGTTCTCCCTCAAGAAACTGGGAGTCAACAACATCTCTGGCATCGAGGAG GTGAACATGTTCACAAACCAGGGAACAGTGATCCACTTCAATAACCCAAAGGTTCAGGCCTCCTTGGCAGCCAACACTTTTACGATCACAGGGCACGCTGAGAACAAGCAGCTCACAGAGATGCTCCCAGGAATCTTAAACCAGCTGGGAGCCGACAGTCTTACCAGCCTCAGGAGATTAGCGGAGACCCTGCCCAAACCAG CTGGAGACAACAAAGCCCCCATGGTtgctgctgaggaggaggacgatgaggTTCCAG acCTTGTTGAAAACTTTGACGAGGCTTCAAAGGACGAGGCAAACTAA
- the LOC104922967 gene encoding transcription factor BTF3 isoform X2: MKESIMNQEKLAKLQAQVRIGGKGSARRKKKVVHRTATADDKKLQFSLKKLGVNNISGIEEVNMFTNQGTVIHFNNPKVQASLAANTFTITGHAENKQLTEMLPGILNQLGADSLTSLRRLAETLPKPAGDNKAPMVAAEEEDDEVPDLVENFDEASKDEAN; the protein is encoded by the exons atgaaggAGTCGATAATGAACCAGGAGAAGCTTGCCAAACTGCAGGCGCAGGTCCGCATAGGCGGCAAA GGGTCAGCCCGCAGAAAGAAGAAGGTGGTGCACAGAACAGCTACAGCAGATGACAAGAAGCTGCAGTTCTCCCTCAAGAAACTGGGAGTCAACAACATCTCTGGCATCGAGGAG GTGAACATGTTCACAAACCAGGGAACAGTGATCCACTTCAATAACCCAAAGGTTCAGGCCTCCTTGGCAGCCAACACTTTTACGATCACAGGGCACGCTGAGAACAAGCAGCTCACAGAGATGCTCCCAGGAATCTTAAACCAGCTGGGAGCCGACAGTCTTACCAGCCTCAGGAGATTAGCGGAGACCCTGCCCAAACCAG CTGGAGACAACAAAGCCCCCATGGTtgctgctgaggaggaggacgatgaggTTCCAG acCTTGTTGAAAACTTTGACGAGGCTTCAAAGGACGAGGCAAACTAA
- the il12b2 gene encoding interleukin-12 subunit beta produces the protein MLGEYTCWRGNQKLSSTHLLMEADEGEEFDSLIKCRAKSYDCNFSCKWTNSRYTAVRLGLGPDCSEGGKSCHWVSSGVWQDGGFQLELSHTLSPYTEESTMLELTAEAISDHQIIRRTKRFYLRDIVQPDSPQIVNCQEVEQDLNVTIDPPSSWSTPHSFFSLEHEIEYTLKDDGETRRSLSALIPKRISKLRVRSRDSLVQSTWSQWTPWKNAVTDSLT, from the exons ATGCTGGGAGAATACACCTGCTGGAGAGGAAATCAGAAGTTATCATCAACCCATCTGCTGATGGAGGCTGATGAGGGCGAGGAGTTTG ATTCTCTCATCAAATGCCGGGCAAAGTCTTATGATTGTAACTTCAGCTGCAAGTGGACAAACAGTAGATACACAGCAGTGCGCCTTGGACTGGGACCTGACTG caGTGAAGGTGGGAAGTCATGTCACTGGGTCAGCAGTGGTGTTTGGCAGGATGGGGGATTCCAGCTTGAGTTGTCCCACACCCTCTCACCCTACACCGAGGAAAGCACCATGCTTGAACTCACCGCTGAGGCCATCAGTGACCATCAAATAATCAGGAGAACCAAGAGATTTTATCTCAGAGACATTG TTCAACCCGATAGTCCCCAGATTGTCAACTgtcaggaggtggagcaggatCTGAACGTGACTATTGATCCACCATCCAGCTGGTCGACTCCTCACAGCTTCTTCAGTCTGGAGCACGAGATTGAATACACGTTGAAAGATGATGGCGAG ACTAGACGTTCTCTATCTGCTCTGATACCGAAGAGGATCAGCAAGCTAAGGGTTCGCTCCAGAGACTCTCTGGTGCAGTCTACCTGGAGCCAGTGGACTCCTTGGAAAAAT GCTGTCACAGACTCACTCACCTGA
- the LOC104921673 gene encoding protease-associated domain-containing protein 1 isoform X1, whose product MAKVVRALVLYLWSVFLQLSGVSGHGINELLYFRVISPEDIGYIFSAAPAKDFGGDFTSSYDEIFLVPADPADGCSDLEDTEIIQGQVILVERGGCSFVQKARHVEEAGGKAVLIADNAEDNDSQYLDMITDGSTAKPSIPALFLLGRDGMMIRRSLQRQALPWAVISIPVNVSSLASFPLKQPPWTLW is encoded by the exons ATGGCAAAGGTTGTTCGGGCTTTAGTTTTATACCTGTGGAGTGTTTTCCTGCAGCTCAGTGGCGTGTCAG GTCACGGGATCAATGAACTGCTGTACTTCAGGGTCATCAGTCCAGAGGATATAGGGTATATCTTCAGTGCAGCTCCTGCTAAAGACTTCGGAGGAGATTTT ACATCATCTTATGATGAGATCTTTCTCGTGCCAGCAGACCCAGCAGATGGCTGCTCAGATCTGGAGGACACAGAAATCATCCAGGGACAAGTAATCCTGGTGGAAAGGGG AGGTTGCTCCTTTGTACAAAAAGCCCGACACGTAGAGGAAGCAGGAGGCAAAGCTGTTCTGATTGCTGATAATGCAGAGGATAATGACAGTCAGTACCTTGATATGATCACTGATGGCAGCACTGCCAAACCAAGCATACCTGCACTATTCCTGCTGGGGCGTGACGG GATGATGATCAGACGATCTCTTCAGAGACAAGCTCTGCCGTGGGCGGTCATTTCCATTCCTGTCAATGTTTCCTCTTTGGCTTCATTCCCACTCAAGCAGCCCCCGTGGACACTGTGGTAG
- the LOC104921673 gene encoding protease-associated domain-containing protein 1 isoform X2 produces the protein MRPVHFHHASCHGINELLYFRVISPEDIGYIFSAAPAKDFGGDFTSSYDEIFLVPADPADGCSDLEDTEIIQGQVILVERGGCSFVQKARHVEEAGGKAVLIADNAEDNDSQYLDMITDGSTAKPSIPALFLLGRDGMMIRRSLQRQALPWAVISIPVNVSSLASFPLKQPPWTLW, from the exons ATGCGCCCTGTACATTTCCACCACGCGTCCT GTCACGGGATCAATGAACTGCTGTACTTCAGGGTCATCAGTCCAGAGGATATAGGGTATATCTTCAGTGCAGCTCCTGCTAAAGACTTCGGAGGAGATTTT ACATCATCTTATGATGAGATCTTTCTCGTGCCAGCAGACCCAGCAGATGGCTGCTCAGATCTGGAGGACACAGAAATCATCCAGGGACAAGTAATCCTGGTGGAAAGGGG AGGTTGCTCCTTTGTACAAAAAGCCCGACACGTAGAGGAAGCAGGAGGCAAAGCTGTTCTGATTGCTGATAATGCAGAGGATAATGACAGTCAGTACCTTGATATGATCACTGATGGCAGCACTGCCAAACCAAGCATACCTGCACTATTCCTGCTGGGGCGTGACGG GATGATGATCAGACGATCTCTTCAGAGACAAGCTCTGCCGTGGGCGGTCATTTCCATTCCTGTCAATGTTTCCTCTTTGGCTTCATTCCCACTCAAGCAGCCCCCGTGGACACTGTGGTAG
- the LOC113745616 gene encoding eukaryotic translation initiation factor 3 subunit A-like has product MEKTLSPMEDQRITDAAQIRRLKEEFEEMQQEYLKQIAGISESYTKWIHVNERTISELEATVTSQAKRIKYLETLKKCRSVGSQAGNTYTQEVADREAREKKIRKEYEKKLSLKSREQETLIKKHQDDIEKLRKYHEDEVKCYKTMKTLQDVIDTTPVISEREIQLTIENGKLKKQVIEAMVRVDKEYWRNQLLLEDFRKEDAKKEDFQKKIEKLNRTIERMKTEYSALKENRDESLRYLENCQRRNVALGAHLQEKQKTIVELNNKLNENQSTHHKTLKHVKDLELKVSEHLETIKLLERTDTVSRPTLKKLNDQFKQQKKKERVFKEDLLACMEHISDYRKLKDNLMALKRRHIDNEVNIVVDKKTRTEFENSIALLNTCKIEVEKSAKKYKKEKEKEITACHHKYDKLHQDYNSTLMELMEYRRTGNEKKTQTVTITPNKQRAIDWLGRKSNKIATALVPVDI; this is encoded by the exons ATGGAAAAAACATTAAGTCCAATGGAAGACCAACGTATAACTGATGCAGCGCAGATTCGGCGCCTCAAAGAAGAATTTGAAGAGATGCAGCAAGAGTATCTTAAACAAATAGCTGGAATAAGTGAGTCTTATACAAAGTGGATACACGTTAATGAACGTACAATTTCCGAACTCGAGGCAACAGTAACCAGCCAAGCAAAAAGGATTAAGTACTTGGAAACTCTAAAGAAGTGCAGATCCGTCGGCTCACAGGCAGGcaacacctacacacaggaGGTGGCTGATCGCGAAGctcgagaaaaaaaaataagaaaagagtACGAGAAAAAACTGTCTC tcAAATCACGAGAGCAAGAAACACttataaaaaaacaccaagacgATATAGAAAAACTAAGAAAATATCATGAGGACGAGGTGAAGTGTTATAAAACAATGAAGACATTACAGGATGTGATCGATACCACCCCAGTAATATCTGAGAGGGAAATTCAGCTTACGATTGAGAACGGCAAGCTTAAAAAGCAGGTAATAGAAGCGATGGTCCGTGTGGATAAAGAATATTGGAGAAATCAGCTCTTGCTGGAAGATTTTCGTAAAGAGGACGCAAAAAAGGAGGATTTCCAGAAGAAAATAGAGAAACTAAATCGTACAATTGAAAGAATGAAAACTGAATATTCTGCACTAAAAGAAAATCGAGATGAGAGTCTAAGATACCTGGAAAACTGCCAGCGAAGAAACGTAGCTTTGGGTGCGCAtttacaagaaaaacagaaaacaatagtTGAGCTGAATAACAAATTAAACGAGAATCAATCCACTCACCACAAAACGCTCAAGCATGTAAAAGACCTTGAGCTAAAAGTGTCAGAACATCTTGAGACGATCAAATTACTGGAAAGGACCGACACTGTATCTCGACCAACATTAAAGAAACTGAATGACCAATtcaaacagcagaagaaaaaagagagagtatTCAAGGAGGATTTACTGGCCTGTATGGAACATATAAGTGACTACAGAAAACTCAAGGATAACCTAATGGCTCTTAAAAGACGTCATATAGACAATGAGGTGAATATTGTTGTTGATAAGAAAACTAGGACAGAGTTTGAAAATAGTATTGCACTTCTCAACACCTGCAAAATTGAGGTTGAAAAGTCAGcgaaaaaatataaaaaggagaaagaaaaagagattacAGCGTGTCATCACAAGTATGACAAGCTCCACCAGGATTACAACAGCActctgatggagctgatggagtaTAGACGAACTGgtaatgaaaagaaaactcaaacaGTCACTATAACACCAAATAAGCAACGGGCCATAGATTGGTTAGGACGGAAATCTAATAAAATTGCCACAGCTCTAGTCCCAGTTGACATCTAA